Within the Camelus dromedarius isolate mCamDro1 chromosome 9, mCamDro1.pat, whole genome shotgun sequence genome, the region GTTTCAGAAAGAAACTAATTCACCCTGTGTTGTCTCTTCTCTGGTATGTGTTGGATGTACTTAACTAAAAAGAGTGACTATTTGAAAGTTCATATAAAATTTGGATAATTGCTCTTAATCTATATAAAATGCTGTGGAGAATTTAACTAGTTTGCGGAAAGCGATGTGTTCTGGAAGAGTGGAGAGTTCATAGAACTTTTCTAAATTGAATCTTGTTTAGCTTGGCTTTGAGGTACTCAATATTTGGGGGTACTCAATATTTAATACATGAGATAAAGGGAGaatttttttgtaaaacaatCATCCCTCTAACTGGCATATTCTGATGatttagttttaattataatatttaaagagAATCTATACTTGTATTGCTGTGTTGACATTTTTACATCAAGCTGGGTTGTGCCTGAAGGCAGGTCAAGTCCAttagtaagaataaaaaaatcagatttcaaaTGTTATTAACTAATATGAGAATTAGAAAGGACTGAGGCAAAAATCACACCTCACTTTCCCATATATTTCTCTTCCAATTATATCCCACCTTATCTCTCCTACCCACTCTACCCTCTCCCAGAATGCAGGCTTGTGTCCTCATAATCTGTGCTTTCCTGGCCCCACACCTGGGAGACAACTACAGGCAATTCCTACTGAATCAGCCTGGGAAGTAGAAGGTGGGCAAGGCTTCTGAGACTGGGGAGGAGAGCCCTTTCAAGAATGGAAACGGTCAACAGTGTCCCTGTCCTTCCAAGTCAAAGTGCTATTTGTTTCTGCTTCTGCTGTCACTACTCAGTGCCAGATGGTTTGGGCTGTGCAGTCAAGAATGTAGGAAGAAGGGCTAACGTGCAGAAGGCCCTAGAGATACCTCTAAGGAGGCGGTCTCTAAAGGGATATCCTTAGGTAGGGGTAGACACCAAGTGGGAGGAAAGATGGGGTTTCCCATTCTTGGGGGCTTTCATTCACTGAATGGGGAGTCcccttgccccttcccctcccttttaGGTTTCCTGAAAGCCCGCTGACACTCCTTGTCAACTGCATTTGGATAAGAGGATGCTGCCCTTTGAGCACAGCCTCCAACTCTTTTGATCAGCAATGGGCAAACCTCCAGTGGGCGACCTGAGTCATGGATGCACGATGTAGGCCTGGGAGGTGTGAGGGACCACACTGCAGTGGGTGATGACGTAATAGTCTTCCAGACCCCTATACCCACGTGGGGTTTCTCCCTCGTGTCTTCCCCTACTTGTTCCATATCCTCAGGGAGGGTGGATTTCTGTGTTGGAGGAAGGATGTTTCCCTCTGTATACGCAGGAGTCAGGGATTGGAGCTCTTCTGTGTCCAAGTCAAGTGTCTTATATGGGTAGCTAATGAGTCCCTGGGTGTGGTGGTGTGAGGAGTTAGAAAgctcagaaatggaaaatatttaacgATCAGAGTAGCAAATGAATACAGCCTGCCCATTTGCATTTTCCCTTTCACTCTGACtcatcttcccctctccccacactaTTATTGCCCCTCCACCAGCCCCACCCATTGGCACACCCTGTCTGATCTAGGAAGGATTAACATCTGCTTGCACCCAAGCTAGAATGAGGTAGAGGAAAGGCATGTTAGgtctggagagagagaaggctggTCTGAACACTGTGGGGTCCTGGAGCCAAAAGGTGAAACAGGAGTTTAGAGACATTTGAGTATTTGAGTCTAGGAGGGGACTAGAAGCCTCAGGGAACCAGAAtgtgtcttgtcttgtcttgtcacCGGAGCAGCTTGCCAGTGCTTGACTTGTTCATCTTCCAGTTACTTATCAGGCATATGTGATATGCCAGGCACTATCATAATCAATTTATTGACACTTGTTCTATCATGAAAAATTTGCCATAGGATGAGGAATAATGAAatagcaagaaacagaaaaaaagaaatttgagtctctcagccctcccctcttccccaggtTAAGGAGTGCTAAAGTGTGAAAAGAGGGGAAATCTCTGAGGAGCTTCACCCCCTAGGCAGGAAGTGAAAGAAACCCCGGAGTCCTAATTTCAGAGAAATGTCATTTGTCATCAGCCTTAGAAAAGGAGTTTTTCTCTTCGAAGACCACCGCAGGCCCTTCCTGGGGTTGCCCCCTTCAGAGCCTAAGGGAGGATCTGAGTCACACACCCAGTCCCCACTGGTGCCCCAGATGACAGGGGTCATTCCCACAGAGCAGTGCAGGCTTCCTAGTACTGagccagggagaggaaggagcaggcaTGCTTTTGGCCCTCCTTCACTCTCTCCCGGGAACCCAGATGTTTCAGTCCTTTTTGCTTCTGAGAGACTcgatttctttttttgtcagaGCTCTACTGACACCTCTAAGAAACAGAACTAAACTATTTGAATGATGCCACGTACCGAGAAACCACTTTCACATTCATCATGTCATTTCATCTTCACCCTTCCTCCAAATGAGGTAAGCAGAGGTTATCCCTATTTCATGGCTGAGgtaactgagactcagagaggtgactTACCCAAGGTGACTTCACTAGTAAATGGCAAAGATGAGACTCAAATGCAGGTCTGTTTATTCCAAAGTTATTGTTGCTTCAGATACACTTCTTTGCCTCTAACAGTTCACAAGTGAAATGAGACAGGAGGTTAGGAGGCAGAATGCCTGGGTTCTGGAAGTAGAGGAGTGGTCTCTCCTGGAGGGGTGAAACAGAGCCAGGGGTATAAAACCACACCCCTCAGGGGAGTGTGGCAGACTGATACTTGGGACACCCAATGGAAGACTGTGAGGTCAGGGGCGGGGCTAGCCCCTGGGGGGCCCCAGGAGCCCCAACAGCAGTTCAGAGCATGCGGTGTCCAGGAGGAAGCTACAATCGGTGAGTGGTTGCTTCTCCCCACCTGAGACTTTCCTCCCATTACACCCCTCTTTCTGTCCACTTCCTGCCAACCTGCAGCCCTCTCCCTGAGATGTCCAAGTAGTAATCCTACTTCCTCCAGGGTCCGTACTCGCCGTGAGCCCACACCTAGGAATGTGCCTGCCAGGCTCTGGGACACTTGGGTCTGTCTCTGTATCTGGGTTCCCCAGTTCTCTTCTTAAAAGCCAATGTGGTGGTTTTGATGTGTGATAAACTTCTGCGTTGTTGGGTTCTGTCTTTCTAGTCTTCACTTTTGGCTTACGAAAAACAAAATTGAACCATCTCCTTATCCTAATCTTGAGAGGAAATAGCCTCTCCCTCTATAGTTCCTCTTTCCCATTCTCCCGCTTCCTCAGGGGTCAAAGCCTTCTCCAAAGTCTCTCCATCCTTGGGTGGGGAGCCTTCTCTCCTGTGGCTTCTGACCTGCTCTCTTAACTCACTGCATGGGAGTCTTTGGTCTCTTCCAGTTCCTTCTCTGAGGATGTGCTCTAGAAGTTTCGGCCTCAGGGAGACGATTGATGCCTTAGAGACTGCCCTCCTGCAGCTACAACCCCTGTTTTGCTGCCGTTTCTTCCTCTCAGGACCTTCAGCTCCACATGACGGGCTTGCAGGGGGAGGACATACGAGTTTTCTAAACTCGCCTGTGAAGCTGTGTCTTGCTCCATCCCTAATTCCCAGGGATGACTGGGTTTTGTGACCTTTTTGTCTGGAATGAGGACAGTCTGGCCTGCTCAGAGGTCTTTCCCTGCAGAGGAGCCTGGAGAAGCATCAGTATCAGTGTCTGCTATCCTTTAAGTCAGACATTGCCAACTGGTGGGACACATTTATATTAGTCTTAAACCCACCAATTGATAGAGTTCTTAATTGTCTGGTTCTTGCTCTTTAAGTCCTGAATTTGGTCTAATTTCCATCCTCCCACCATCCCCGACCCCTGTTATGATTCTGGATAAGCTCAGGTCTTCTCTTGGGTTAGTTTATTTGCTCCATTCAGGACAGAGGGCTCTGATCCAGAACCATCAACTCACTCTTTCTCCCCTCACTTCCACAGGCTTGAGAATAtgctgctcctccctcccctttccaccACGGACCCCACACTGTGGCCTTTCCCTCAGAATTTCTGAGATTGGTACCCAGGAAAGGCACAATGCCCCTGTCCCTGACAAGACTGCCCAGTCCTTATGGCTCTGATCGGCTGGTACGGCTAGCAGCCAGGATCCGGCCAGCACTATGTGATACCCTGATCACCGTGGGGAGCCAGGAGTTCTCTGCACACAGCCTGGTGCTGGCAGGTGTGAGCCAACAGTTGGGCCACAGGGGCCGCTGGGCTCTGGTGAAAGGCATCAGCCCTTCCACCTTTGCCCAACTCCTGCACTTTGTTTATGGGGAAAGTCTAGAGCTGCCACCTGGGGAACTGGGGCCCCTTGAGGAGGCAGCCAGAGTGTTGGGGGTGCAGTCTCTGGAAGAGGCATGCAGAAGGGCTCGAAGGGACATGGCTAGAGAAGAGCTGGGCCCAGGGCTGAAGGAACAACAGGAGGAGCCAGAGAAGCCCACAAGGGATTCTAAGAGAGGACTGGGGGAActtggagagaagcagagaccAGAGAAGTTTGTTAGAGCTGGCGGGAAAGAACAGGAGACACTGCATGAGCACAGGCCACCAAGAGAGAGCCCTGAAATGGCAGAGGCAATGTGGGAGGGTCAAGGGGAGCAGATGAGATCAGAGGAGAAACTCGACCAATCCCCCATTAGACATGGGGGAGTAGGTGGGAAGCAAGAAGTGATCACGTGGGTGAGGGACAGTCCAGGGGGCTCTGAGGAAAGCCTGCGGGAGTTCCCtggcccccttcccccaccaggtTCCCTCCAAACCAGCCTCACCCCTAGGCCCTGGTGGGCTGAGGCCCCTTGGTCAGGGGAGGGCCAGTCTGCCCTGTGGAGCATCCTGCTGTTGCCACCCAGATATGGCACTCCCTTCTCCCATAGCACCCCCATCACAGGAGCCTGGCAGGAGGTCTGGCCTCAGGAACAGAGGTGAGTTGAAGGAAGACCTCTGGCTGGGAGGGAGTGGCTCAGGAGAGGCAGCGGTGATGGGCTGGGCGGAAGGGTATCACATAGCTTATCTCTACGGTACATTTCCTGAGGTGGGACAAGAAGTTCCCACCACAGGGAAAGCTAAAGCCCAGCCCGTGAGGACTCATGACACCACCCTTCCCAGAAAGGGATGGGCCAGGATCCCAGGTGTTGTCAAGGCTATAActcttccccatcccacccccaggaTCCCATTGTCCCTAAACCTCCACAAAGGCCTCTGGAGCCAGAACCAGttggcctcctcctgccccaccccaggtaAGCCCCTCACTGCCCTGCATGCACTCTGTAACATGGTCTCTTGGCTGGGGGGGCTGGGGCTAGGGCCCAGGAGTCCAGCCTGAGGAGGGCCTCTACTTCACTCTGCTCCCTCCAGgttccctcccccagggccccacaCAGCTCAGCCCTGGGGAGATGGAAGAGTCTGATCAGAGGCACACAAGTGAGTAGGGTGAGGGCACTTTTGCCTCAGCCCCACTGTAGCCCCTGAGGTCTTGCCTGGGTGCTCCAGTAATCTGGCTCTTGgattcccagccctgccctcctttcccttttgtcCCTACAGGTAAACTTGCAACCTGTGTGGGTCATGTGGGCACAGCAGGCCGCCCATCTCGCCGacaccctcccccgccccctcctgctAGGTCTCGGCCCTATTCTTGTTCTGTCTGTGGGAAGAGATTTTCACTCAAACATCAGATGGAGACGCACTACCGTGTCCACACAGGTATGGGCGCCCTGCCCATTTGAATTGTGTCTCCTTCCTCACTCCAGTGGACCCACTCCTAGGTCCCTCTCTGCGTGCCTTGCTTCTGTGCAACTCCCTTGCCCAGTCGCCCCAACCTATCCCTAGGCCAGCCTTTGcccccttcttctttccttcacgGGCCTTACTCTTCACTTGCCCTAGGAGAGAAGCCCTTCTCCTGTAGCCTCTGTCCTCAGCGCTCCCGGGACTTCTCGGCCATGACCAAGCACCTGCGGACGCACGGGGCCGCACCCTACCGCTGCCCTCTGTGCCAGGCCGGCTGCCCGAGCCTGGCCTCCATGCAGACGCACATGCGTGGCCACTCGCCCAGCCAGCTCCCGCCAGGATGGACCATTCGCTCCACCTTCCTctactcctcctcttcctcctcgaGGCCATCTCGAGTCTCGACCTCTCCCTGTAGGCCCTCTTCCTCCACCACCTGATGGGGGTGTCAGCAGCTTCTTTGGCTTCAGCCAAGGGCCCAATTAAAGAATGAACGACGGGCCAGCGGGCCCACACCGCGGGTTCTGACCCCCGCAATGCGGCTCCAGCAGCCTAGCAAACTCAGCTCCAAGAAGTGCCGCCAAGAAGGTCGCCTAGAGTCCTCTCCTAGATGACCGCAGGCCGCAGAAGCCTGGACCAACGAGTCCGTGTGGGGTTAGGACAGTGAAGTTTGCACGAGTGAAGGCTAACTGTGCGGGGCCTGGCAGTTTCATCACCAAAATAAAGAGTTTTCTGTGCCCTCCTCTCAGGATCAGAATTCTGAGTCCAGACTTTGGTCTGCGCGCGTGGGGCAGCCTTGACCCTAGTCCTGTAGCGGCCCCTGGTGGCAGTGCGTCCGCTGTTCAGCGCGGCGGCCACCTTGTCCATCTCCCAGAGCTCCCTGTCCTCCCCCGGAGGCAGCGGGCCGCGAGGGCTTGGCGTCTAGGCCGACGTAGCAGCAAGTCCTGTAGGGGGAAGCTGTCAGAACCCAAGTTACTCGTCCCTTCCACAGCAAGCAAAGGAACGCGGAGTCGGAGTCTGGATCCCCGTCCTGGGGCTCGAGAGGAATGCTTGCTCCGCCCTGCTTTCGGCCACCCGGCGCCTCTCCTTGAGCACAAGGGTCGAAAGGCCCGCGCGCGGCCTCTCTGGCAGCTTCCCTCCACGCTGTACGGAACGCCTGTCGGGTCGAGCCCCGAACTGAGACTAGCCCTTTGCCGccgccccttccccagcacaCGCCTCCTGCAGTTGCGAACTTCATTTCCCAGTGTCTCTGGGGGTTCCAGGGCCCGAAGCCCACTGCACTCTGGTAGTGGTAGTTCAAGCGGGCCGCTAGCCTCGACAAGAGCAATGGGAGGAGTCTGGGGCGAGAACTACACTTCCCGGCGGCCCGAGAGATGGCTTTCTGGGTCCGGTCAGGACTCCATAGTCCCTGCTCTCGCGGCCCTAGCTCCCAGAGGAAGGAGCGAAGCGCTCGGACTACATTCCCCGAAGGCCCCTGCGCCTCACCCTCTCCTGCCGCGACGCGGGGTCTGTGCTCTTCAGGTGCGGTCTCAGGGTGACGGCCGGCCGGCCTCGGACTTCCACTCCCGTGGTGCCCCGCGCGTGGCCGACCCAGCCCTCGGCTCCCGCCGACCCCATTGCGGCGCTGCTTGTTGTCGTGAGCTGCAgccgccccgcccctcctctgctcccctcccccctgccctgcGCACGggccgcccctccccccgcctccccgGCCCCTCTCACGGTgccaagatggcggcggcggcgggcggcggcagTTGCCCCGGGCCTGGCTCCGCGCGGGGCCGCTTCCCGGGCCGGCCGCGGGGCtccggcgggggtgggggccgcGGCGGACGGGGCAGCGGGGCCGAGAGAGTGCGGGTAGCTttgcggcgcggcggcggcgcggcggggcCGGGTGGAGCCGAGCCCGGGGAGGACACGGCCCTGCTCCGTTTGCTGGGGCTCCGCCGGGGCCTGCGCCGGCTCCGCCGCCTGTGGGCTGGCCCGCGTCTTCAGCGGGGCCGGGGCCGCGGCCGCGGCCGGGGCTGGGGCCCGAGCCGGGGCTGCCTGCTGGAGGAAGAGAGCAGTGACGGGGAGTCCGACGATGAGGTGAGGCAGTCGGAGGCGTCCCCAGCGCCGGGCGGGGCGGAGGCCGGGGGCTTCCAGGGGTTTGGGTGGCCCTGAGGGGTGGCGTGGGGAAGCGGGTCCTCAGGGCCCCTGAGGAGGGAAAGGCCTCTGGAAATAGGCATGGGAGGAGTTAGGTTGCACGGAGCTGTCGGTGGAAGGGGCCTCTGAAAAGTGGATAGAGAAGCCCGGGCTGAAGCTGGGCACTTGGGCCCGAGGCAGGTCCTGCTGAGGTGTCCTGGATTCATCCTTGGTGGTTGGCAAAGCTAGTGCAGGAGAGGTCtgggtgaggaggctgtggggaccgCATGCCCAACCAAGGGTTGTTGACAGCAGCAGCCTGGCTTTAGTGGACCCAGCCTAGGGCTCTCTGGGCTCTTACCTGTAGGCTGCCCCGCTTGGCCTCATAACCTCCGCAACACATCCCTGGTTTCGCCAGTGCCCCAATTCCTTCTCTGACTCAAAGTGGAGAGATGATAGAATGATGGAGGGCTTCCTCTTCGGGGCACAGGTTGAAGAGAAATGGAGTAAAGGCTGTCTGGGTACTCTAGCAGGTCTGAGTTCAATTCAGGATTTATCCGCACCAGCTTTTCTGAAGAGGCAGGAAAGTGTGGGTTGGATTACTTAGGACAGTTTGTAGCCACCTGAAGGCTCAGGGTAGATCATAATATGATAAATCATTTGATACATACACAGACACCCCGTTTGGGTGCCCCAGTTCCCACCTTCTTTCAGAAAGAAACTACAGCCTGAGAGGATGTAGATGGAGGTCCCACTTTTTTCCTGAGTTGGTGTATGAGGAAATCTGAGGGTAGTGCCTACTGCCTGGTCTGAGAAGACCCTGTTTTGTTCCCTTTGGGCCAGTGAACCACTTATGGTTGTGCTGGTGTGGTCTGGAACTGGGGATGGAGGTTCAAAATAGTCTctgcctccacccccaggaaGAGACCATGTTTTCTGTTCCCCTCACCATCCAGTCTTTTAAAATAGGGATATGTTAAGGGGGAAGCTGGGGATATTCCTCAGTACCTGAGTCTCAGGTAAAACTAGGGCTTTGGCACTGACTGCTgtttctcccctccacccctggtCCCCTAAATCAGGAGTTTCAGGGTTTTCATTCAGATGAAGATGTGGCCCCCAGTTCCCTGCGCTCTGCGCTCCGATCCCAGCGAGGTGAGTGATGGGGAAACTCTACCTCTATAGCTTTACAGGAATGTTATTCTTGTTCTTCATGTCAGCTCTTCCCTGCTCAACTCGAGTCTGCATCAGTTATCAAGTGTGTTCTGTGTTCAAAACCCAAGTTAGGCTGGGCTGTGGGTGAAACAGACAAGTAAGACTTAGTCCCTGCCTTCCTCGAGTCTTCCTCAGTCTGCAGGGCTAGCTTGACCCATCTCCCCACACCTATTCTCCTTTTAGGTCGAGCCCCCCGAGGTCGGGGCCGCAAGCATAAGACGACCCCCCTTCCACCTCCTCGCCTAGCAGATGTGGCTCCTACCCCCCCAAAGACTCCTGCCCGGAAACGGGGTGAGGAGGGCACAGAACGGATGGTGCAGGCACTGACTGAACTTCTCCGGCGGGCCCAggcacccccagccccccggAGCCGGGCATGTGAGTCCTCCACCCCCCGTCGGTCTCGGGGACGGCCCCCAGGACGGCCAGCAGGCCCTTGCAGGAAGAAGCAACAAGCCATAGTGGTGGCAGAAGCAGCTGTGACAATCCCCAAACCTGAGCCCCCACCTCCTGTTGTTCCAGTAAAACACCGAACTGGCAGCTGGAAGTGCAAGGAGGGGCCCGGCCCAGGACCTGGGACCTTCAAGCGTGGAGGACAGTCTGGGCGAGGAGGCCGTGGAGGCAGGGGCCGAGGCCGAGGTGGGCTCCCCCTCGTGATCAAGTTTGTTTCAAAGGCCAAAAAAATGAAGATGGGACAATTGTCCTTGGGACTTGAATCAGGTCAGGGTCAAGATCAACATGAGGAAAGCTGGCAGGATGCCCCCCAAGGAAAGGTTGGATCTGGACAGGGAGAGGACCCCTGCTGGAAGAAGGAACAGAAGCTGGAggatgagggagaggaggagaaagaagagaaagacaaggaagaggaggaagagaaggaagagagcaCTGTAGCCAAGGAAGAGATGGTGCTAgctgaggaaaaggaagaggcaaaGCTGCCATCACCACCCCtgactcctccagcccctccacctcctccatccctcccacctccctcaacATCTCCCCCGGTCCCACTTTGCCCTCCACCACCCCCAGtgtctcctccacccccaccatcccctccactgcctcctgccccagaggAGCAGGAAGAATCCCCTCCTCCTGTTGCCCCAGCTACATGCTCCAGGAAGAGGGGCCGGCCTCCCCTGACTCCCAGCCAGCGAGCAGAGCGGGAAGCTGCTCGGGCAGGGCCAGAGGGCACCTCTCCTCCCACTGCAGTCCCCAGCACCACCACAGGAGGCCCTCTGGAAGACAGCCCCACTATGGCCCCCAAAAGTACCACCTTTCTGAAGAACATCCGGCAGTTTATTATGCCTGTGGTGAGTGCCCGCTCTTCCCGTGTCATCAAGACACCCCGGCGATTTATGGATGAAGACCCACCCAAACCCCCAAAGGTAGAGGTCTCACCCACTCTACGGCCTCCCGTTGCCACCTCCCCACTCACCCCCCAGGAACCAGCACCAGCCCCCTCTCCGCCGCGTGCCCCAACTCCTCCACCTACCCCAGTCCCACTCCCACTCCCTGAGAAGAGACGGTCCATCCTAAGGGAACCTACATTTCGCTGGACCTCCCTGACCCGGgaactgccccctcctcctcctgcccctccaccagccccacccccacttcctacCCCTGTCACTCCGTCCCGGAGGCCCCTGCTCCTTCGAGCCCCTCAGTTTACCCCAAGTGAAGCCCACCTGAAGATCTACGAATCGGTGCTTACTACTCCTCCTCTTGGGGCCCCTGAAGCCCCTGAGCCAGAGCCTCCTCCTGCCGATGACTCTCCAGCTGAACCTGAGCCACGGGCAGTGGGCCGCACGAACCACCTCAGCTTGCCTCGATTTGTCCCTGTGGTCGCCACTCCTGTTAAGGCCGAGGTGCcccctcctgggcctccagctccaAGCAGTGGGCAGCAGCCTCAGGCTCAGCTGCAGCAACCCCTGCAGGCCTTGCCAACTCCACTGCTGCCCCAGACACAGCCACCACAGCAGCCACAGCTGCAACcacagttacagctgcagccgcCGCCACCACAGCAGCCTCCGCCACCAGAAAAGGCCCGGATCCCAGGCCTTGGTTCCTTACCACTGTCTGGTGTGGAGGAGAAGATGTTCAGCCTCCTCAAGAGAGCCAAAGTGCAGCTAATCAAGAttgaccagcagcagcagcagcaaaaggTGGCGTCTCTGATGCCGGTGAGCATGGTGCTTTGTCCAGACCCCTGCACCTGGTC harbors:
- the ZBTB32 gene encoding zinc finger and BTB domain-containing protein 32 isoform X5; this translates as MSTPITGAWQEVWPQEQRIPLSLNLHKGLWSQNQLASSCPTPGSLPQGPTQLSPGEMEESDQRHTSKLATCVGHVGTAGRPSRRHPPPPPPARSRPYSCSVCGKRFSLKHQMETHYRVHTGEKPFSCSLCPQRSRDFSAMTKHLRTHGAAPYRCPLCQAGCPSLASMQTHMRGHSPSQLPPGWTIRSTFLYSSSSSSRPSRVSTSPCRPSSSTT
- the ZBTB32 gene encoding zinc finger and BTB domain-containing protein 32 isoform X4, which translates into the protein MEDCEVRGGASPWGAPGAPTAVQSMRCPGGSYNRTPITGAWQEVWPQEQRIPLSLNLHKGLWSQNQLASSCPTPGSLPQGPTQLSPGEMEESDQRHTSKLATCVGHVGTAGRPSRRHPPPPPPARSRPYSCSVCGKRFSLKHQMETHYRVHTGEKPFSCSLCPQRSRDFSAMTKHLRTHGAAPYRCPLCQAGCPSLASMQTHMRGHSPSQLPPGWTIRSTFLYSSSSSSRPSRVSTSPCRPSSSTT
- the ZBTB32 gene encoding zinc finger and BTB domain-containing protein 32 isoform X1 translates to MPLSLTRLPSPYGSDRLVRLAARIRPALCDTLITVGSQEFSAHSLVLAGVSQQLGHRGRWALVKGISPSTFAQLLHFVYGESLELPPGELGPLEEAARVLGVQSLEEACRRARRDMAREELGPGLKEQQEEPEKPTRDSKRGLGELGEKQRPEKFVRAGGKEQETLHEHRPPRESPEMAEAMWEGQGEQMRSEEKLDQSPIRHGGVGGKQEVITWVRDSPGGSEESLREFPGPLPPPGSLQTSLTPRPWWAEAPWSGEGQSALWSILLLPPRYGTPFSHSTPITGAWQEVWPQEQRIPLSLNLHKGLWSQNQLASSCPTPGSLPQGPTQLSPGEMEESDQRHTSKLATCVGHVGTAGRPSRRHPPPPPPARSRPYSCSVCGKRFSLKHQMETHYRVHTGEKPFSCSLCPQRSRDFSAMTKHLRTHGAAPYRCPLCQAGCPSLASMQTHMRGHSPSQLPPGWTIRSTFLYSSSSSSRPSRVSTSPCRPSSSTT
- the ZBTB32 gene encoding zinc finger and BTB domain-containing protein 32 isoform X2 — translated: MPLSLTRLPSPYGSDRLVRLAARIRPALCDTLITVGSQEFSAHSLVLAGVSQQLGHRGRWALVKGISPSTFAQLLHFVYGESLELPPGELGPLEEAARVLGVQSLEEACRRARRDMAREELGPGLKEQQEEPEKPTRDSKRGLGELGEKQRPEKFVRAGGKEQETLHEHRPPRESPEMAEAMWEGQGEQMRSEEKLDQSPIRHGGVGGKQEVITWVRDSPGGSEESLREFPGPLPPPGSLQTSLTPRPWWAEAPWSGEGQSALWSILLLPPRYGTPFSHSTPITGAWQEVWPQEQRIPLSLNLHKGLWSQNQLASSCPTPGKLATCVGHVGTAGRPSRRHPPPPPPARSRPYSCSVCGKRFSLKHQMETHYRVHTGEKPFSCSLCPQRSRDFSAMTKHLRTHGAAPYRCPLCQAGCPSLASMQTHMRGHSPSQLPPGWTIRSTFLYSSSSSSRPSRVSTSPCRPSSSTT
- the ZBTB32 gene encoding zinc finger and BTB domain-containing protein 32 isoform X3, with protein sequence MPLSLTRLPSPYGSDRLVRLAARIRPALCDTLITVGSQEFSAHSLVLAGVSQQLGHRGRWALVKGISPSTFAQLLHFVYGESLELPPGELGPLEEAARVLGVQSLEEACRRARRDMAREELGPGLKEQQEEPEKPTRDSKRGLGELGEKQRPEKFVRAGGKEQETLHEHRPPRESPEMAEAMWEGQGEQMRSEEKLDQSPIRHGGVGGKQEVITWVRDSPGGSEESLREFPGPLPPPGSLQTSLTPRPWWAEAPWSGEGQSALWSILLLPPRYGTPFSHSTPITGAWQEVWPQEQRSRPYSCSVCGKRFSLKHQMETHYRVHTGEKPFSCSLCPQRSRDFSAMTKHLRTHGAAPYRCPLCQAGCPSLASMQTHMRGHSPSQLPPGWTIRSTFLYSSSSSSRPSRVSTSPCRPSSSTT
- the ZBTB32 gene encoding zinc finger and BTB domain-containing protein 32 isoform X6, encoding MEESDQRHTSKLATCVGHVGTAGRPSRRHPPPPPPARSRPYSCSVCGKRFSLKHQMETHYRVHTGEKPFSCSLCPQRSRDFSAMTKHLRTHGAAPYRCPLCQAGCPSLASMQTHMRGHSPSQLPPGWTIRSTFLYSSSSSSRPSRVSTSPCRPSSSTT